The following coding sequences are from one Hymenobacter sp. DG25A window:
- the mscL gene encoding large conductance mechanosensitive channel protein MscL: protein MGFVSEFKEFISKGNVLDLAVGVIIGASFGKIVGSLTDDILMPILGLITGGVDFKNWFVSLDGKSYPTIEAAKTAGAATLNYGNLINAIFYFIIIAFAIFWLVKLANRFKKPAEVVVTDPLPTKDQVLLMEIRDSLRSRV, encoded by the coding sequence ATGGGTTTTGTATCCGAATTCAAGGAGTTCATCTCCAAAGGGAATGTGCTTGACCTGGCCGTCGGCGTTATCATTGGGGCCTCCTTTGGCAAAATTGTAGGTTCCCTGACCGATGATATCCTGATGCCTATTCTGGGCCTTATAACCGGCGGAGTCGATTTTAAGAACTGGTTTGTTTCGCTGGATGGCAAATCGTACCCCACCATAGAAGCCGCCAAAACGGCCGGGGCCGCTACCCTCAACTATGGCAACCTCATCAATGCCATTTTCTACTTCATCATCATTGCCTTCGCCATTTTCTGGCTGGTAAAGCTGGCTAACCGCTTTAAGAAGCCGGCTGAGGTAGTGGTTACGGACCCGCTGCCCACCAAAGACCAGGTATTGCTGATGGAAATTCGGGACTCGCTGCGTAGCCGCGTGTAA
- a CDS encoding DUF3078 domain-containing protein, which produces MKQLLLSALTSCALVLLLMLRPVTTLAQVPNRAPVPAEAYKVSAEVDTMQGWHRGGAGTLNFSQVSLSNWAAGGQSSLSLLAIGNAYTHYKQGIHSFDAAADLVYGLLKPGKSRLRKNDDRLELNSRYGRQFTNVLSYAAQLNLKTQLTPTTDIEKPDSLLSRFFAPAFILASLGIEYKPTERFSLFLSPATGKFTIVSDQGLADAGAFGVRAARRGPDGLPIAGTGERLREEMGAYLNARLRQPIVENVTYQSRLELFSNYFHNPQNVDVNWENLLDFKVNKFLSANVAATLVYDDDILVPIRHTDRPDTRGKRIQFKETLGIGLTYKF; this is translated from the coding sequence ATGAAACAGCTTTTACTTTCCGCTCTTACTTCCTGCGCACTAGTTCTGCTGCTCATGCTGCGGCCAGTCACTACTTTGGCACAAGTGCCCAACCGGGCCCCGGTACCGGCCGAGGCCTATAAAGTATCGGCGGAGGTAGATACCATGCAGGGCTGGCACCGTGGTGGGGCCGGCACTCTCAATTTTAGCCAGGTGAGCTTAAGCAACTGGGCCGCCGGCGGACAAAGCTCCCTCTCTCTGCTGGCTATTGGGAATGCCTATACGCATTATAAGCAGGGAATTCACAGTTTCGATGCCGCCGCTGACCTGGTGTATGGCCTGCTGAAGCCCGGCAAATCGCGCCTGCGCAAAAACGACGACCGGCTGGAGTTGAATAGCCGCTACGGCCGGCAGTTTACCAACGTGCTTTCCTATGCCGCCCAGCTCAACCTAAAAACCCAACTCACCCCCACCACCGATATCGAAAAGCCGGATTCCCTGCTTTCCCGGTTTTTTGCGCCGGCATTTATCCTGGCCTCGCTGGGTATTGAGTATAAGCCCACGGAGCGTTTTTCACTGTTTCTCTCGCCCGCCACGGGCAAGTTCACCATTGTAAGCGACCAGGGGCTGGCCGATGCCGGTGCTTTTGGCGTGCGGGCCGCGCGCCGTGGCCCTGATGGCCTGCCCATTGCCGGCACCGGCGAGCGGCTGCGCGAGGAAATGGGTGCCTATCTGAATGCGCGGCTGCGGCAGCCTATAGTGGAAAACGTCACCTATCAGTCCCGGCTGGAACTGTTCAGCAACTACTTTCACAATCCTCAGAATGTCGATGTAAACTGGGAAAACCTGCTCGATTTCAAGGTCAATAAGTTCTTAAGTGCCAACGTAGCCGCTACGTTGGTGTACGACGACGACATTCTGGTGCCCATCCGCCACACTGACCGGCCCGATACCCGGGGCAAGCGCATTCAGTTCAAGGAAACCTTAGGCATAGGGCTTACTTACAAATTTTAG